The Kluyvera intermedia genome window below encodes:
- the hcr gene encoding NADH oxidoreductase produces MTMPTHQCPWRMQVHHIQQETPDVWTISLLCHDAYPYRAGQYALVSVRNSAETLRAYTISSTPGVSEYITLTVRRIDDGAGSQWLTRDVKRGDYIWLSDAMGEFTCEDKAEDKFLMLAAGCGVTPIMSMRRWLAKYRPQADVQVIFNVRSPEDVIFADEWRQYPVTLVAENKATHGFVSGRLSTELLKSVPDLASRTVMTCGPAPYMDLVEKEVKALGATRFFNEKFFTPVAEAATDGLKFTKLQPAKEFYAPVGTTLLDALESNKVPVVAACRAGVCGCCKTKVVSGEYTVSSTMTLTDAEIADGFVLACSCHPQGDLVLA; encoded by the coding sequence ATGACAATGCCAACTCATCAGTGCCCATGGCGGATGCAGGTTCACCACATCCAACAGGAAACGCCGGACGTATGGACGATTTCGTTGCTATGCCACGACGCGTACCCATACCGTGCCGGGCAGTATGCACTGGTCAGCGTACGTAACTCAGCGGAGACGCTGCGCGCCTACACCATCTCTTCAACGCCGGGCGTTAGCGAATACATCACGCTGACCGTCCGCCGCATTGACGACGGTGCCGGTTCACAGTGGCTGACCCGCGACGTGAAGCGCGGCGATTACATCTGGCTGTCCGACGCGATGGGTGAATTCACCTGTGAAGATAAAGCGGAAGACAAGTTCCTGATGCTGGCCGCCGGCTGTGGCGTGACGCCTATCATGTCGATGCGTCGCTGGTTGGCGAAGTACCGTCCGCAGGCTGACGTACAGGTCATTTTCAACGTCCGTTCACCGGAAGATGTGATTTTTGCCGACGAATGGCGTCAGTACCCGGTCACGCTCGTTGCGGAAAACAAAGCCACCCACGGTTTTGTTTCTGGTCGCCTGAGCACCGAACTACTGAAAAGCGTACCGGACCTGGCTTCTCGCACCGTCATGACCTGCGGCCCCGCGCCGTATATGGATCTGGTGGAAAAAGAAGTGAAAGCGCTTGGCGCCACCCGCTTCTTTAACGAGAAGTTCTTCACGCCTGTTGCCGAAGCGGCGACCGATGGTTTGAAGTTCACCAAGCTGCAACCGGCGAAAGAGTTCTACGCACCTGTCGGCACCACGCTGCTGGACGCGCTGGAAAGCAACAAGGTTCCGGTAGTTGCCGCATGCCGTGCGGGCGTTTGCGGTTGCTGTAAAACGAAGGTGGTTTCCGGCGAGTATACGGTGAGCAGCACGATGACGCTGACCGACGCAGAAATTGCTGACGGCTTTGTGCTGGCGTGTTCGTGTCACCCGCAAGGGGATTTAGTGCTGGCGTAG
- a CDS encoding type II toxin-antitoxin system RelB/DinJ family antitoxin, producing MGSINLRIDDDLKARSYAALEKIGITPSEALRLMLEYIADNERLPFKRTLLSDEDAELVEIVKERLRNPKPVRVTMDDL from the coding sequence ATGGGTAGCATCAATCTGCGCATCGACGACGATCTCAAAGCCCGTTCTTATGCCGCGTTGGAAAAAATTGGGATTACCCCCTCTGAAGCCCTGCGCCTTATGTTGGAGTATATTGCTGACAACGAGCGTCTGCCTTTCAAACGGACTCTGTTAAGTGACGAAGATGCCGAATTGGTTGAGATCGTTAAAGAGCGTCTCCGCAACCCAAAACCTGTGCGTGTGACCATGGATGATCTTTAA
- a CDS encoding LEM-3-like GIY-YIG domain-containing protein: MDINEFPAGVIEHLGWYVYRLIDPRDGSTFYVGKGKGNRVFAHMRGEVAAMDDDELLSNKLKQLREIRLAGLEVIHVIHRHGMAEEKTAYEVEAALIDAYPGLTNIMNGAGSNEFGAAHIKELIATYQPETIAFQHKALMISVNRSSKDIDLYDAVRFSWRVSVERARKAEVILAIVRGIVRGVYIADEWLKSTRENFPEMASWDADDEFEATQSSRFGFRGRAASPEITQLYIGKKIPDDLRKKGAMSPVRYSPEF; the protein is encoded by the coding sequence ATGGATATTAATGAATTTCCGGCAGGAGTAATCGAACATCTTGGCTGGTATGTATACCGCCTAATTGATCCGAGGGATGGCAGTACGTTCTACGTAGGGAAAGGGAAAGGTAATCGTGTCTTTGCTCATATGCGTGGTGAGGTTGCAGCAATGGATGATGATGAGTTACTTAGTAACAAACTCAAGCAACTTCGAGAGATCAGATTAGCCGGTCTTGAGGTTATCCATGTTATTCATCGGCACGGTATGGCTGAAGAAAAGACTGCTTACGAGGTTGAAGCAGCACTCATAGACGCCTATCCCGGTTTAACTAACATTATGAACGGTGCTGGCAGTAATGAGTTCGGTGCTGCGCACATAAAAGAGTTAATCGCTACGTACCAGCCTGAAACAATTGCGTTCCAACACAAGGCCCTAATGATATCGGTTAACAGGAGCTCAAAGGATATTGACCTCTATGATGCTGTACGGTTTAGCTGGCGTGTCAGCGTTGAACGAGCTCGTAAGGCTGAGGTCATACTTGCGATAGTAAGAGGTATCGTTAGGGGCGTATATATTGCTGATGAGTGGCTCAAGTCTACTCGTGAGAATTTCCCGGAGATGGCTTCATGGGATGCAGATGATGAATTTGAAGCTACTCAAAGTTCCCGCTTTGGTTTCCGGGGTAGGGCTGCATCTCCTGAAATTACACAGCTTTATATAGGTAAGAAGATCCCTGATGACCTCAGAAAGAAAGGTGCTATGTCTCCTGTGAGATATTCTCCTGAGTTTTGA
- a CDS encoding IS110-like element ISEsa2 family transposase, which produces MTVTNQFAAHVGLDWADKKHDVCVQFKNGERVFDVIEHTAEALDAWLTELHQKVKGRIAIALELKKGPVVYALQKYPFITVFPVHALSLARYRQAFSPSGAKDDPQDAELALELMLRYPQKIKAIEPDNADIRLLQQLVEQRRQLVEDKRRFVNRIINTLKQYYPQPLEWFSHRGSLLLCELIIRWPSLQQLKRARRDTIRNFLNAKGGRAMALTEQRVASIDNAIPLTTDPSVIEANALMAAALATQIKVVSEIIKTYDERIETLFDTLPDAGLFKSLPGMGPCMGPRMLAALGDNRDRFNSAEEIQNYAGIAPVTERSGQKSWVHWRWQCAKFVRQTFVEWAAKTVNSSYWAKLYYQGLREKGKSHQSAIRALAFKWIRIIYRCWKARTCYDEAKYLLALEARHSPLLKP; this is translated from the coding sequence ATGACTGTGACTAATCAATTTGCTGCGCACGTTGGTCTGGACTGGGCTGATAAAAAACACGATGTCTGTGTTCAGTTTAAAAACGGTGAACGCGTATTCGATGTGATTGAACATACAGCAGAAGCGCTTGATGCCTGGCTTACTGAGTTACACCAGAAAGTAAAAGGTAGAATCGCAATAGCTCTCGAACTGAAGAAGGGCCCCGTGGTATATGCTCTTCAAAAATACCCCTTTATCACCGTTTTCCCCGTCCACGCATTGTCCCTGGCTCGTTATCGGCAAGCCTTCTCGCCCAGCGGCGCTAAAGATGATCCGCAGGATGCCGAGCTGGCATTAGAGTTAATGCTGCGTTACCCCCAGAAGATAAAAGCTATTGAACCCGACAATGCGGATATTCGCTTACTTCAGCAACTGGTTGAGCAACGTCGTCAGTTGGTTGAAGATAAACGACGCTTTGTGAACCGGATAATCAACACGCTTAAACAGTATTATCCTCAGCCACTGGAGTGGTTCTCACATCGGGGTAGCTTACTGTTGTGTGAGCTGATTATCCGGTGGCCCAGTCTGCAACAACTGAAACGAGCCAGACGCGACACGATCCGCAACTTTCTGAATGCCAAAGGTGGTCGCGCTATGGCCCTTACCGAGCAACGTGTTGCGAGTATTGATAATGCGATCCCATTGACTACAGACCCGAGTGTTATAGAGGCTAATGCTTTGATGGCAGCAGCACTGGCGACACAAATTAAAGTCGTGAGTGAAATCATCAAAACCTATGACGAACGAATCGAAACGCTGTTTGACACATTGCCAGATGCGGGGCTGTTCAAATCACTTCCGGGCATGGGACCGTGCATGGGCCCACGGATGCTTGCTGCACTTGGTGATAACCGTGACCGGTTTAACAGCGCTGAAGAAATTCAAAACTACGCAGGTATAGCACCGGTGACCGAACGAAGCGGCCAAAAATCCTGGGTTCACTGGCGATGGCAATGTGCCAAGTTCGTCAGGCAGACCTTTGTTGAATGGGCTGCCAAGACGGTTAATTCATCATACTGGGCCAAACTGTATTATCAGGGCCTCAGAGAAAAGGGCAAATCTCATCAGTCTGCGATCCGGGCACTGGCGTTCAAATGGATAAGGATCATTTACCGCTGCTGGAAGGCCAGAACCTGTTATGACGAAGCGAAATATTTGCTGGCTCTCGAAGCGAGACACTCGCCCTTACTGAAGCCATAA
- a CDS encoding SymE family type I addiction module toxin yields the protein MTTIPTQIQPASQEPVKTQRRYTVGYVPNRGDTSTPALNLSGKWLREAGFDTGIGVTVKIAVDCIVLIPDKDEVTELREQLRLVKLAVTAVE from the coding sequence ATGACTACGATTCCTACCCAGATTCAACCAGCATCTCAAGAACCCGTTAAAACTCAACGTCGTTATACCGTCGGCTATGTGCCTAATCGTGGCGATACCAGCACACCTGCGCTGAATTTGAGCGGGAAGTGGTTGCGGGAGGCCGGGTTTGATACCGGAATTGGCGTAACGGTTAAGATTGCTGTGGATTGTATTGTGCTGATTCCGGATAAGGATGAGGTGACGGAGTTGAGGGAGCAACTGCGGTTGGTGAAGTTGGCGGTAACGGCGGTGGAGTAG
- a CDS encoding FAD-NAD(P)-binding protein, translated as MKKVAIVGVGPTGIYTFHALVERGEPLEVLLYEQAEQAGVGMPYNNENNSEHMLANIASIEIPPIEITYLTWLQNQSDDYLAQFGVERTALHERQFLPRVLLGDYYRDRFLALVDKAQKLGFAVSVHESCEVTDLRANPKGVSLWINHKPQPVDVDFAAIATGHLWPESDAPSRQYFPSPWTGLMDAQISACRVGILGTSLSAIDAAVAVVCQHGTFTSDADDTIRFIRKPGSQRLKLTLMSRTGVLPEADFYCPLPYEPLTVATEDAIAHTISQGQNGLLDRIFWLIVKQLQEAAPQWSQQIELETLTADTFSEACFADRIHHDPFDWARLNLLEVERNKQQQHTVAWRYTLLRLHEVIEDIVPHLDEADRARFKRGLSRVFIDNYAAIPSESIRRLLALHDAGLIEILALGADYERKNEQGKTVIVHDNQRREFDVFIDARGQKALKSKDIPFPALREQLLACGDDIPDIGEDYTLQAPENARGRIAFGGLPWLMHDRPFIQGLVVSAEIGAAMANALATSAVRRRRKWWSNEERDFPSD; from the coding sequence ATGAAAAAAGTCGCTATCGTCGGCGTCGGCCCCACCGGGATCTACACCTTTCATGCGCTGGTGGAACGCGGCGAACCATTGGAAGTGCTGCTCTATGAACAAGCCGAACAGGCGGGCGTCGGCATGCCCTACAACAATGAAAACAACTCCGAACATATGCTGGCAAACATCGCCAGCATCGAGATCCCACCCATTGAGATCACCTACCTGACGTGGCTCCAAAACCAAAGCGACGACTACCTGGCGCAATTTGGCGTGGAGCGCACCGCCCTTCACGAGCGGCAGTTTTTGCCGCGCGTGCTCCTCGGCGACTATTATCGCGATCGCTTTTTAGCCCTCGTCGACAAGGCGCAGAAATTGGGTTTTGCGGTTTCCGTACATGAGTCCTGCGAAGTCACCGACCTGCGCGCGAATCCGAAAGGTGTCTCACTGTGGATAAACCACAAGCCTCAGCCGGTTGATGTCGATTTCGCCGCTATCGCCACCGGCCATCTGTGGCCTGAATCGGATGCCCCGTCGCGTCAATATTTCCCCAGCCCGTGGACTGGCCTGATGGACGCTCAGATTAGCGCCTGTCGGGTGGGTATTCTGGGCACCTCATTAAGCGCTATCGACGCGGCGGTCGCCGTGGTGTGTCAACACGGCACCTTCACTAGCGATGCTGACGACACAATCCGCTTTATACGTAAACCGGGCAGCCAACGCCTTAAACTGACCCTGATGTCGCGTACCGGCGTGCTGCCAGAGGCGGATTTTTACTGCCCTCTTCCCTATGAGCCGCTGACTGTCGCCACCGAAGACGCTATTGCGCACACTATTTCACAAGGTCAGAACGGATTACTGGATCGCATCTTCTGGCTTATCGTGAAGCAGTTGCAGGAGGCGGCACCGCAATGGAGCCAGCAGATAGAGCTTGAAACGCTCACTGCCGATACGTTCTCCGAGGCTTGTTTTGCTGACCGCATCCATCACGATCCGTTTGACTGGGCGAGGCTCAATCTGCTGGAAGTTGAACGCAATAAACAGCAGCAGCACACCGTGGCGTGGCGCTACACCCTGCTGCGGCTGCATGAGGTTATCGAAGATATCGTGCCGCATCTCGATGAGGCTGACCGTGCACGCTTCAAACGCGGGCTGTCGCGGGTGTTCATCGATAACTATGCCGCCATTCCCTCTGAATCTATCCGTCGACTGCTGGCGCTGCACGACGCTGGGTTGATTGAGATACTGGCGCTAGGGGCCGATTATGAACGCAAAAATGAACAGGGAAAGACGGTTATCGTCCACGATAATCAGCGCCGTGAATTTGATGTGTTTATTGATGCTCGTGGGCAAAAGGCGCTGAAAAGTAAAGATATTCCTTTCCCCGCATTGCGTGAGCAGCTTCTGGCCTGCGGTGATGACATCCCGGATATTGGTGAGGATTACACCCTGCAAGCGCCGGAAAACGCCCGTGGGCGCATTGCCTTTGGTGGGTTGCCGTGGCTGATGCATGACCGTCCGTTTATTCAGGGTCTGGTGGTCAGCGCGGAAATTGGCGCGGCGATGGCAAACGCATTGGCTACAAGCGCAGTGAGGCGTCGGCGAAAATGGTGGAGCAATGAGGAGCGGGATTTCCCATCGGATTAA
- a CDS encoding DoxX family protein: MITTLLNSVNRMLSHEDFGKFLLRIGVGGLMLFHGLHKLFDGVDGISGMLMAKGLPGFIAYGVLVGEVVAPILIIIGVLTRPAALVLAFTMIVAWLMVGLDKTAALDKTGAWAIESLVYFFIAALAIAFIGAGKYSLGNNSVWR, from the coding sequence ATGATTACAACATTGTTAAATTCAGTAAATCGCATGCTGTCGCACGAGGATTTTGGCAAATTTCTACTCCGTATTGGTGTCGGTGGATTGATGCTTTTTCACGGCCTGCACAAGCTGTTTGATGGCGTCGATGGCATCAGCGGTATGCTGATGGCAAAAGGGCTGCCGGGATTTATCGCTTATGGCGTGCTGGTGGGGGAAGTCGTTGCGCCTATTCTGATTATCATTGGCGTGCTGACGCGCCCGGCGGCGCTGGTGTTAGCGTTTACCATGATTGTGGCCTGGCTGATGGTTGGGCTGGATAAAACCGCCGCGCTGGACAAAACCGGGGCATGGGCGATTGAGAGCCTGGTCTATTTCTTTATTGCTGCGCTGGCGATTGCGTTTATCGGTGCGGGGAAATATTCACTGGGAAATAATTCGGTCTGGCGCTAG